The nucleotide sequence CATAGTTTAGATTTGGATCCAAACTGTGAATTTTTCCCGAAAGTTCTGAGAGTGAAATTTTTAAAGCACCAGGAATGATGCCTTCACGCCATTCGAAAGCTTCGCGAACATCAATAAAGACTGTATCTTTGTCTTGTGCTTGATAGAGCGAATAGACAGTGTCACTGTAGATATTCTGAATTTGGGACGCTTTAGACGATTTTAAAAAAGGTAAACTGAGTTTCATCACGGATCTCCTCATGCATTCAATGAATTTAAACACTTAAACTTTCGGATCGGTTACCACATCTTTGGTTCGCGGGGACAGATTCTGCCAGTTTTCTGGGGTGGGGAAGTTTCAGATTTTCCATGATTTGAATATATTCTTCACGGGATTTACCTGCCAAACGGGGGTTGTGTAGCATCTCTTCAGAAATCGTACTGACAGATTGTCCTGCATAATCATGACCAGGGTAAACTTTTGTTTGAGCGGGCAAGCTGAACAGCTTTTGGGTAATGCTGTCATACATTTTGCCGGCATCCCCCTGCTGAAAATCGGTTCTGCCCGTACCTCTTATAAAGAGAGAATCACCTGTAAAGGCCATATCTTCTACCAAATAGGTGAGGCA is from bacterium (Candidatus Blackallbacteria) CG13_big_fil_rev_8_21_14_2_50_49_14 and encodes:
- a CDS encoding Zn-dependent hydrolase; this translates as MIFRQLFDQETWTYTYLIGDEVSGEALLIDSVDEKAERDARLLQELGLDLKYLMETHVHADHITGVSQLKALYPKARSIVSESGGAPCADILTKEGDQFKLGEIEIQVLSTPGHTNGCLTYLVEDMAFTGDSLFIRGTGRTDFQQGDAGKMYDSITQKLFSLPAQTKVYPGHDYAGQSVSTISEEMLHNPRLAGKSREEYIQIMENLKLPHPRKLAESVPANQRCGNRSESLSV
- a CDS encoding rhodanese-like domain-containing protein is translated as MFKFIECMRRSVMKLSLPFLKSSKASQIQNIYSDTVYSLYQAQDKDTVFIDVREAFEWREGIIPGALKISLSELSGKIHSLDPNLNYVLVCRSGNRSLTAARMLEKAGFTQLSNFQGGMMAWQQKRYPLSK